The following are from one region of the Sorghum bicolor cultivar BTx623 chromosome 2, Sorghum_bicolor_NCBIv3, whole genome shotgun sequence genome:
- the LOC8063524 gene encoding anaphase-promoting complex subunit 13 isoform X1 — protein sequence MSGLEQELGLSLGVLIDVVDEQWMRDTLPADDIPVPPAMAVKTEDAEDPAPATDQENQPAQGDVWRDFALENL from the exons ATGAGCGGGCTGGAGCAGGAGCTGGGCCTGAGCCTAGGCGTCCTCATCGACGTCGTCGACGAGCAGTGGATGCGCGACACCCTCCCCGCCGACG ACATCCCCGTGCCGCCGGCCATGGCAGTCAAGACTGAGGACGCCGAGGATCCAGCGCCTGCCA CAGATCAGGAAAACCAACCAGCACAAGGGGATGTATGGCGTGATTTTGCCTTGGAAAATCTCTGA
- the LOC8063524 gene encoding anaphase-promoting complex subunit 13 isoform X2, giving the protein MSGLEQELGLSLGVLIDVVDEQWMRDTLPADDIPVPPAMAVKTEDAEDPAPANQENQPAQGDVWRDFALENL; this is encoded by the exons ATGAGCGGGCTGGAGCAGGAGCTGGGCCTGAGCCTAGGCGTCCTCATCGACGTCGTCGACGAGCAGTGGATGCGCGACACCCTCCCCGCCGACG ACATCCCCGTGCCGCCGGCCATGGCAGTCAAGACTGAGGACGCCGAGGATCCAGCGCCTGCCA ATCAGGAAAACCAACCAGCACAAGGGGATGTATGGCGTGATTTTGCCTTGGAAAATCTCTGA
- the LOC8079377 gene encoding transmembrane protein 64 isoform X2, which translates to MTRAPAPAAAPGAEATAAASPAGERVEQASTSRATTGSPAVPGPGGRPEAPSVAGTGRDGGGGPARTAEGDERARLVVTTMPPPVGATAAGGVAVAVPVQAPETRPWARSRSMSSVTWAKLVVGLLLLVLLGYAFFKWGVPYLSEKVIMPIIQWEAKSFGRPVLAVVIITSLALFPVVLLPSGPPMWLTGIVFGYGIGFLIIMAGVTIGMSLPYWIGLLFRDRLNLWLEKKWPRQIALIKLAGQGSWFQQFRVAALLRISPFPYPLFNYAVTVTEMKFIPYICGSVVGMVPDVFINIYSGRLIRTLAELNYHEHRMTTVEIVYNVVSVIVAIVFAIGFTVYARRALDNMERSEAICTEPVGAPAGSTEFRDQLEGCSTARSVPIDVV; encoded by the exons ATGACGCGAGCCCCCGCCCCAGCAGCTGCTCCCGGCGCCGAAGCAACCGCGGCGGCGTCCCCGGCGGGCGAGCGCGTTGAGCAGGCAAGCAC CTCGCGGGCGACGACGGGTTCGCCGGCCGTGCCTGGACCTGGAGGACGTCCGGAGGCGCCGAGCGTCGCTgggaccgggagagacggtggCGGAGGGCCCGCGCGGACCGCGGAGGGCGACGAGCGCGCGCGTCTGGTCGTGACGACGATGCCGCCGCCGGTGGGCGCCACGGCGGCGGGGGGCGTGGCTGTGGCCGTGCCTGTGCAGGCGCCTGAGACCAGGCCGTGGGCGCGGTCGAGGTCGATGTCGTCCGTCACGTGGGCGAAGCTCGTGGTCGGATTGCTGCTCCTCGTTCTGCTCGGCTACGCATTCTTCAAGTGGGGCGTCCCGTATCTCTCGGAGAAG GTAATCATGCCAATTATTCAATGGGAAGCAAAATCATTTGGCCGCCCCGTGTTAGCGGTGGTCATAATCACTTCTCTAGCGCTGTTCCCTGTGGTGTTGCTGCCTTCTGGTCCTCCAATGTGGTTAACAGGAATAGTTTTCGGCTATGGTATCGGCTTCTTGATCATCATGGCCGGTGTCACCATTGGCATGTCTTTACCTTATTGGATTGGCCTATTGTTTCGTGACCGCCTGAAT CTCTGGTTGGAAAAGAAATGGCCACGACAGATTGCTCTGATTAAACTGGCAGGTCAAGGGAGTTGGTTCCAGCAATTCCGGGTGGCTGCATTGCTAAGAATCTCACCGTTCCCATATCCATTGTTCAACTATGCTGTAACTGTGACGGAGATGAAGTTCATCCCTTACATATGTGGTTCGGTTGTTGGAATGGTGCCTGATGTGTTCATCAACATCTACAG TGGGCGGCTGATACGCACATTGGCTGAGCTGAATTATCACGAGCACCGAATGACAACAGTTGAGATAGTGTACAACGTTGTATCTGTAATTGTTGCCATCGTCTTTGCGATTGGATTTACAGTATATGCGAGACGAGCTTTGGATAACATGGAACGTTCCGAAGCCATCTGCACTGAACCTGTCGGCGCCCCTGCCGGATCGACTGAGTTCAGAGATCAGCTTGAGGGATGTTCAACTGCACGTTCCGTACCAATCGATGTTGTATAA
- the LOC8079377 gene encoding transmembrane protein 64 isoform X1, which yields MTRAPAPAAAPGAEATAAASPAGERVEQASTSSRATTGSPAVPGPGGRPEAPSVAGTGRDGGGGPARTAEGDERARLVVTTMPPPVGATAAGGVAVAVPVQAPETRPWARSRSMSSVTWAKLVVGLLLLVLLGYAFFKWGVPYLSEKVIMPIIQWEAKSFGRPVLAVVIITSLALFPVVLLPSGPPMWLTGIVFGYGIGFLIIMAGVTIGMSLPYWIGLLFRDRLNLWLEKKWPRQIALIKLAGQGSWFQQFRVAALLRISPFPYPLFNYAVTVTEMKFIPYICGSVVGMVPDVFINIYSGRLIRTLAELNYHEHRMTTVEIVYNVVSVIVAIVFAIGFTVYARRALDNMERSEAICTEPVGAPAGSTEFRDQLEGCSTARSVPIDVV from the exons ATGACGCGAGCCCCCGCCCCAGCAGCTGCTCCCGGCGCCGAAGCAACCGCGGCGGCGTCCCCGGCGGGCGAGCGCGTTGAGCAGGCAAGCAC CAGCTCGCGGGCGACGACGGGTTCGCCGGCCGTGCCTGGACCTGGAGGACGTCCGGAGGCGCCGAGCGTCGCTgggaccgggagagacggtggCGGAGGGCCCGCGCGGACCGCGGAGGGCGACGAGCGCGCGCGTCTGGTCGTGACGACGATGCCGCCGCCGGTGGGCGCCACGGCGGCGGGGGGCGTGGCTGTGGCCGTGCCTGTGCAGGCGCCTGAGACCAGGCCGTGGGCGCGGTCGAGGTCGATGTCGTCCGTCACGTGGGCGAAGCTCGTGGTCGGATTGCTGCTCCTCGTTCTGCTCGGCTACGCATTCTTCAAGTGGGGCGTCCCGTATCTCTCGGAGAAG GTAATCATGCCAATTATTCAATGGGAAGCAAAATCATTTGGCCGCCCCGTGTTAGCGGTGGTCATAATCACTTCTCTAGCGCTGTTCCCTGTGGTGTTGCTGCCTTCTGGTCCTCCAATGTGGTTAACAGGAATAGTTTTCGGCTATGGTATCGGCTTCTTGATCATCATGGCCGGTGTCACCATTGGCATGTCTTTACCTTATTGGATTGGCCTATTGTTTCGTGACCGCCTGAAT CTCTGGTTGGAAAAGAAATGGCCACGACAGATTGCTCTGATTAAACTGGCAGGTCAAGGGAGTTGGTTCCAGCAATTCCGGGTGGCTGCATTGCTAAGAATCTCACCGTTCCCATATCCATTGTTCAACTATGCTGTAACTGTGACGGAGATGAAGTTCATCCCTTACATATGTGGTTCGGTTGTTGGAATGGTGCCTGATGTGTTCATCAACATCTACAG TGGGCGGCTGATACGCACATTGGCTGAGCTGAATTATCACGAGCACCGAATGACAACAGTTGAGATAGTGTACAACGTTGTATCTGTAATTGTTGCCATCGTCTTTGCGATTGGATTTACAGTATATGCGAGACGAGCTTTGGATAACATGGAACGTTCCGAAGCCATCTGCACTGAACCTGTCGGCGCCCCTGCCGGATCGACTGAGTTCAGAGATCAGCTTGAGGGATGTTCAACTGCACGTTCCGTACCAATCGATGTTGTATAA
- the LOC8063525 gene encoding ras-related protein RABA5a, whose product MAYDGDDGQSQDYLFKIVLLGDSSVGKSNLLARFARNEFYPNSKSTIGVEFQTQKLVIDGKEIKAQIWDTAGQERFRAVTSAYYRGAVGALLVYDISRRQTFDSVGRWLNELHTHSDMNVVTILVGNKTDLKHAREVSTAEGQALAEAQGLFFMETSALDSSNVAAAFQTVVKEIYSILSRKVFQSLEQKKSELQSLSNGKAVVLQGETNQTSSGGRWCCSS is encoded by the exons ATGGCCTATGATGGAGATGATGGACAAAGCCAGGATTATCTCTTCAAAATTGTCCTGCTTGGGGATTCCTCTGTTGGTAAATCAAACTTGCTAGCAAGATTTGCAAGGAATGAGTTCTACCCAAACTCTAAGTCCACTATAGGAGTGGAGTTCCAGACACAAAAGTTGGTAATCGATGGAAAGGAGATTAAAGCTCAGATATGGGACACTGCTGGACAAGAGCGCTTTCGAGCAGTAACTTCTGCTTACTACCGGGGCGCTGTGGgagctcttctcgtctatgatatTAGCAGGCGTCAGACTTTTGATAGTGTTGGTCGATGGCTCAATGAACTGCACA CTCATTCCGATATGAATGTCGTCACAATTCTGGTGGGTAACAAAACAGATCTGAAGCATGCACGTGAGGTGAGCACTGCGGAAGGACAAGCCTTGGCGGAGGCCCAGGGCCTCTTCTTCATGGAAACCTCAGCTTTGGATTCGTCAAATGTTGCAGCAGCTTTTCAAACTGTCGTTAAGGAGATCTACAGCATACTAAGCAGGAAGGTGTTTCAATCACTAGAGCAGAAGAAAAGCGAGCTGCAGTCGCTAAGCAACGGGAAAGCCGTGGTGCTGCAGGGTGAGACCAACCaaacaagcagtggtgggaggTGGTGCTGTTCTTCATGA